In one Lolium rigidum isolate FL_2022 chromosome 3, APGP_CSIRO_Lrig_0.1, whole genome shotgun sequence genomic region, the following are encoded:
- the LOC124703119 gene encoding putative disease resistance protein RGA4, with protein MAAVLDPLVGSCITKLQEIIVENAVLILGVKEELEELQGTIKQIQCFLYDAEQRMIHESAVQNWISELRDAMYDADDIVDSARFEGSKLLRDHTSSSRKSNPCWDISFLSCFPGIQRRHEIAVKIRDLNKRIEKLSKHGNSFLHPGIAPCGQGSTSKQRLSSKLVQPNLVGKEIVHSSRKLVDLVLAHKGYKNYKLAIVGTGGVGKTTLAQKIYNDQKIKGNFNKHAWVCVSQECNEVNLLKEILRNIGVHQEQGESIAELQNKIAETIDGKSFFLVLDDVWKSNVWTDLLKTPLCSANTAVILVTTRDVRIAMNIHTEHTHKVDLMSEEVGWELLWKSMDIVAEKEVHNLRSTGIEIVRKCGYLPLAIKVIASVLARKDQTESEWKKILRLIDAWSESKLPDDIEGALYLSYNELPHHLRQCFLYCALYPEDAVISRDDLIRLWVAEGFVKEQRGQLLEDTAEEYYYELIHRNLLEPDETSFDHAKCKVHDVLRHLACYLSREECFVGDPESLMVSSMSKMRHLTAIPKKDLLVLPSMDNGEFKVRTFQTDHQPWRVDNTFFMKFPYLRVLDLSDSLVQHIPDCVGSLIHLRLLDLDGTEISCLPEFIGCLINLQILNLQRCKALHCLPLAITRLCNLRRLGLDDTPVNQVPEGIGRLKFINDLEGFPIGAGGDNGKTQDGWKLEELAHLSQLRKLDMIKLERATPYSTDSLLTEKKHLKVLYLCCTERTEEPYSEEDVSNIEKVFQQLIPPPNLEDLCIRGFFGRRYPTWLGTTHVSSVIHLVLIDCNSCVHLPPIGQLPNLKYLRIDGAAAVTKIGPEFVGCRGDNRRSTDAVVAFPKLETLIFGNMPNWEEWSFVEDGDAEAAEGGEDGSAEIQKGEAPSPGMQLLPCLKELGLVSCPKLRSLPRQLGQEATSLKELQLREASSLKVVEDLPFLSETLLIQGCGDLERVSNLPQVGNLRVTRCPDLRCVEGLGSLQQLWLDVDMQDISKLWVPGIQEQHRKLHGEDVDVYMWPRSEKTPGTT; from the exons ATGGCAGCTGTATTAGATCCTTTGGTTGGATCATGCATCACAAAGTTGCAAGAAATCATTGTGGAGAATGCCGTACTAATTCTCGGTGTAAAAGAAGAGCTCGAAGAATTGCAGGGAACAATAAAACAAATACAATGCTTCCTTTATGATGCCGAGCAAAGGATGATACATGAGTCAGCAGTTCAAAATTGGATCAGTGAGCTAAGAGATGCTATGTATGATGCTGATGATATTGTTGACTCGGCCAGATTTGAAGGAAGCAAGCTACTAAGAGATCACACATCATCATCTAGAAAATCAAATCCATGTTGGGACATTTcgtttttatcttgctttcctGGTATTCAGAGGCGTCATGAAATTGCTGTTAAGATCAGAGACCTCAACAAAAGAATTGAGAAGCTCTCAAAGCATGGAAACAGTTTTCTACATCCCGGTATAGCACCTTGTGGCCAAGGCTCAACATCCAAACAGAGATTAAGTTCCAAGCTTGTACAACCCAACCTTGTGGGAAAGGAGATTGTACATTCTAGCAGAAAACTGGTGGATTTGGTGCTTGCCCACAAGGGATATAAGAATTATAAGCTCGCTATTGTTGGTACCGGAGGGGTTGGAAAGACAACGCTAGCCCAGAAAATATACAATGatcaaaaaataaaaggaaacttCAACAAACACGCATGGGTTTGTGTTTCTCAAGAGTGCAATGAAGTTAATCTTCTAAAAGAGATTCTCAGAAATATCGGGGTGCATCAAGAGCAAGGTGAGTCCATAGCAGAGCTCCAGAACAAGATTGCAGAAACAATTGATGGCAAGAGCTTCTTTCTTGTTCTAGATGATGTGTGGAAATCTAATGTATGGACCGATCTACTAAAGACTCCATTGTGTAGTGCAAATACAGCAGTGATTTTAGTAACCACACGAGATGTTAGAATTGCAATGAATATCCATACAGAGCATACCCATAAAGTTGATCTAATGTCAGAAGAGGTGGGATGGGAGCTACTTTGGAAGAGCATGGATATTGTTGCAGAGAAAGAAGTACACAATCTGAGAAGCACTGGGATCGAAATTGTTCGTAAATGTGGCTATCTCCCACTTGCCATCAAGGTCATTGCGAGTGTTTTGGCAAGGAAAGATCAAACAGAAAGTGAGTGGAAAAAGATTTTGAGATTAATTGATGCTTGGTCAGAGAGCAAACTTCCTGATGATATAGAAGGAGCTTTATATCTTAGCTACAATGAGTTACCACATCATCTGAGGCAGTGCTTCCTTTATTGTGCATTGTATCCTGAAGATGCTGTAATTTCCCGTGATGATCTTATCAGATTATGGGTTGCTGAGGGCTTTGTAAAGGAACAACGAGGGCAACTACTAGAAGATACAGCAGAAGAGTACTACTATGAGCTAATCCATCGGAATCTTCTCGAACCAGATGAAACATCTTTTGACCATGCGAAATGCAAAGTGCATGACGTCTTAAGGCATCTAGCTTGTTATTTATCAAGAGAAGAATGTTTTGTTGGCGACCCGGAATCATTAATGGTTAGCAGTATGTCAAAAATGCGACACCTTACTGCTATCCCCAAGAAGGATTTATTAGTGTTACCTAGCATGGATAATGGAGAATTTAAGGTGAGGACCTTCCAGACTGACCACCAGCCATGGAGAGTTGACAATACATTTTTCATGAAATTTCCGTATCTTCGTGTTTTGGATCTGAGTGACTCACTGGTACAACACATTCCAGATTGTGTTGGAAGTTTGATCCATCTACGACTACTTGATCTCGATGGTACAGAAATATCTTGTCTTCCGGAGTTCATCGGTTGCCTCATAAATCTTCAGATATTGAACTTGCAAAGGTGTAAAGCTCTGCACTGTCTTCCTTTAGCAATTACACGATTGTGCAATTTAAGGCGCCTTGGTCTGGATGATACACCAGTAAATCAGGTTCCAGAAGGAATAGGCAGATTGAAATTCATCAACGATTTAGAAGGATTTCCTATTGGCGCTGGAGGTGATAATGGTAAAACACAAGATGGATGGAAGTTGGAGGAGCTGGCACATCTCTCACAGCTAAGGAAGCTTGATATGATTAAATTGGAAAGGGCTACTCCTTACAGTACAGATTCATTGCTGACAGAGAAAAAACATCTCAAAGTTTTGTATCTGTGCTGCACGGAACGTACAGAGGAACCATATTCAGAGGAAGATGTTAGCAACATTGAGAAGGTCTTTCAGCAGCTAATCCCTCCACCCAACCTGGAAGATCTATGTATCAGAGGATTCTTTGGTCGGAGGTATCCCACATGGCTTGGTACCACCCATGTGTCTTCAGTTATACACTTGGTACTCATAGACTGCAATTCATGTGTGCATCTTCCACCAATCGGGCAGCTGCCCAACCTGAAATATCTGAGAATTGATGGAGCAGCAGCAGTTACCAAGATTGGGCCCGAATTCGTGGGTTGCAGGGGGGATAATCGCAGATCCACGGATGCGGTTGTTGCTTTCCCCAAGCTCGAAACGTTGATCTTCGGGAATATGCCCAATTGGGAGGAGTGGTCCTTTGTTGAAGATGGAGATGCAGAGGCAGCGGAAGGGGGAGAGGATGGATCTGCTGAGATACAAAAGGGGGAAGCCCCGTCTCCAGGGATGCAGCTGCTGCCATGCTTGAAGGAGTTGGGACTTGTGAGCTGCCCCAAGCTGAGATCTCTCCCACGACAGCTTGGACAGGAGGCCACCAGCTTGAAAGAGCTCCAATTAAGAGAAGCAAGCTCCTTGAAGGTGGTGGAGGACCTCCCGTTCCTCTCTGAGACGCTTCTAATCCAGGGATGCGGCGACCTAGAGAGGGTCTCGAACCTTCCTCAGGTGGGGAATCTCCGTGTAACTCGTTGTCCAGACTTACGGTGCGTTGAGGGGTTAGGCAGTTTGCAGCAGTTGTGGCTGGATGTGGATATGCAGGACATATCTAAGCTGTGGGTGCCGGGGATTCAAGAGCAGCACCGGAAACTTCACGGTGAAGACGTGGATGTATACATGTGGCCTAGAAGTGAGAAAACACCAG GTACTACTTGA